The Oscillatoria acuminata PCC 6304 genomic interval GAATGAAAAATCGGTAGGACAATCCTCGGGAGGCCAAGCACCATAGAGTTGACGCCGAATCACTCCATCAGAATCCACCGGCATATCTACAAAGCCGATAGTGGTCAGTCCAGGCGGTGGAGGAATCGGGGGATTATTAGGATTGGTTTCATCCCCGAGTTGGCAAATTCCTATCAACTGATTTAAAGACTCAATTTGATTCTGTAAACTCTTTCCTTCAAACGGAATATTGTAAAAAATATCTAAGCCAACAACCCGGGGTTGATAAGGAGAAATTTTTTGGAGTAATCGATCCAATGCTTCATGAGAAAACGAACTAGCTAAGGAAGGTTTAAACCCCTCATTAATTTGATACTGGATATCTTGTTCATCAATGGTAATGATGACAATGCGTTCATCGACTGATTCGAGGGGGCGCAAGGACATCAGCCAATCGTAAGTCATGAACTCCAACGGTTGTAAGAATCCTAGACTCCTAGCTAAGACGACCATCAAGGTACAAAATAAACTAGTGACAGCCGCTTGCTTCACCGAAACTTTATTATACAAATCCCCCCATTTTAGGGGAATATGGGCTGGATTTTGACAGACAACTGGCAGCCAATTGAGTCCCGGATATTTATCTTGAAACTCTTCTGCAATTCGCTCTTTAGCACGGCGAACGGCAACATATAAGGGACGTTTATTATCTGCATATTCAAGGAGAAAATATTGTAAAAAATTCTGAGCAGCATCGTCAGGAATTTGTTCACGCATGGCGATGACGACGGGTATTTTAAAGTCCACCACCAGTTCGTATGCAAATTCTAGGCCCAAACAAGAATTTAAAAAGACTATTTTTAAATTGCGATCAACAATGGCTGTTTTTAAAGTATTTTTAAACTCAGAAGGAGTTAAATATTCGTTTGAATTTAGATAAATTTTACCTTTTTGAGAGTCTTTATCTCGGTCTCCATGTCCAGCAAAAAATAAAATATCCCAGGACTTGTCCCATAACAAATTTCTGAGATGATCCGCCCGGGGTTTGATAATCAAGGTGGGTTCAGCGCCTACGGATTTCAAGCGTTCGATTTGTTCTTGATCCGGTTTGGTATTAATATTCTCATCGCTGCCAAAAACTGATAAAATTCTGACGTTTTTTCTGGGAGTGGCTTTAATCGGTTTTTCTCCATATTTGGCATCGAAGGAACTAAAGACGACTTCAGCGTTGGGATGGGTTTCAAAAAATATCCAGGCAGACCAGGGAATTTGCCAGAGGTTATAATCGCTGGTTTTAATTAGAAATCTTATGTCTTCTTCGGGGTTTAAGTAAGTGAGTATTCTATCAGCGATCGCCCGAAATCCTGGAGCATCTAACCAGTCGTTGATTTTCTGTTCCAGGATTTGCGATAATTGTTGACATTTGGCTAAAGAAACATTAGAACTGGTCTCTACTCCTAAAAACCGAAATTCTCCCCCTCGATAAATCCGGTCGAGTTGTTCATAGTTTTGTTGCCAGGTTTGATAACATTCGTAAATCTCGGCGGCTGCGGGGAGTTGTCCCCCGATGCCTTCGATGAGGACTTTGCCATCCCGTTCTTCTTCAGAAATTTGAATTAACTCGACTTCATAGCCCGAGGTTAGGTCTCCCTCTAATGACAGTTTGACTAATTTTGCCATCCTTTTAGTCCTCTTAATTTCTCCTCAACGGTTAGATGCTTAAATGGTAAAATATTCGAGAATGGTCTGGTTGCCTAGACTGATGCTGAGAACAAACTCGGTCCCCGGTGAACTACAAAAGGGTTGGGGTAATTGGAGAATATTGGTTGCGGTTTCCGATCGCACTTCAACTTGAGTGGTGCCCTCGTCGTCTAATAGGGCGAGGTTTAAATTAGGGGGTAGGCATTGGGTCCGATCGCCGGGATTAAAGGGCCGCAGTTGGGGTGAAATCCACAAGTTGCCTTCGGTATCTTCCATTAAATCAATCACCAGGGCGATCGCCTCCTCACCTAACTCCAATTGTTTTACCCGACTGGCGATCGCTTTCGGTTCTACAGGGGCACGGCGGAAGGTTCCTGCTAATTGGGACCCGCCAAAGACTTCCTGATAAAGTTGCCAACCGATCGCAATCAGTTCCGTGCTGATCTCACTCCCTTGTGTCTGGAACCATTGGGTTAAAGCAGGAGGTTTGACCCGCTGCTGATACAGTTCCTTGCGCCAGGTTTCGTTTGCCATCAATCCCCCCCATTGGGCAAAGGGAAGTTGCAGTCTCAGTCGTGGCGATCGCAATGCTGCTGGGGACAACCCTCTCACTGCATCTTTGACCGTAGTATAGGATATCGAGGGCAACGGAGAAACGGATTTAGCTTGATGAATCCCCAGGGTTTCCCAGAGGAGGGTTAAATCTTGATGCCAATTCTCCGGTGATAAAGCATAAAGGCGACTGCTGCGAGTATAGGTTGCCCGATTCTCAAACTCTACATCCGTCACAAACCCTCGCACACAAATCCAGCAGTTTTCTTCTTCTTCATCCAAGTTAACTTGCATTGACAGATAATAATCTGCCCGCAGTTCAGGAATATCAATCCACTCCCGAGGAACTATTAAATCATCAGGATTTAAGGTTTGACTGGGAATCAACATCAGTCTATTTTTTCCTACTATAATGGGAACTCCCTCTATAAATTCCCAGAGACTTTCTAAGTGGTTGACATAGGGTTCCACGAACTGAGAATTTCCCTCAAATCGTTCCAAAACCCAACTCATAAATCCCTGTAAGCATAAGTGTCCGAGATAGGCTTGA includes:
- a CDS encoding CHASE2 domain-containing protein, giving the protein MAKLVKLSLEGDLTSGYEVELIQISEEERDGKVLIEGIGGQLPAAAEIYECYQTWQQNYEQLDRIYRGGEFRFLGVETSSNVSLAKCQQLSQILEQKINDWLDAPGFRAIADRILTYLNPEEDIRFLIKTSDYNLWQIPWSAWIFFETHPNAEVVFSSFDAKYGEKPIKATPRKNVRILSVFGSDENINTKPDQEQIERLKSVGAEPTLIIKPRADHLRNLLWDKSWDILFFAGHGDRDKDSQKGKIYLNSNEYLTPSEFKNTLKTAIVDRNLKIVFLNSCLGLEFAYELVVDFKIPVVIAMREQIPDDAAQNFLQYFLLEYADNKRPLYVAVRRAKERIAEEFQDKYPGLNWLPVVCQNPAHIPLKWGDLYNKVSVKQAAVTSLFCTLMVVLARSLGFLQPLEFMTYDWLMSLRPLESVDERIVIITIDEQDIQYQINEGFKPSLASSFSHEALDRLLQKISPYQPRVVGLDIFYNIPFEGKSLQNQIESLNQLIGICQLGDETNPNNPPIPPPPGLTTIGFVDMPVDSDGVIRRQLYGAWPPEDCPTDFSFNLRVANSYLEQELNQTNLITVTQSDNMSINQVIFPILNRRYGGYQIKGDDLSGYQGLLNYRNARFHQRSLRGILQGESDQELDELIRDRIVLIGVTRPPRSDKHPTPLINDWRDNLYGVEIQAQKISHIISAVLDGRTLFWWWGEKTENLWIASWSLMGGVLVWKLRSPLKIGLGSIIAIGILGGICFLLLLEGGWIPLFPSACGFLLTVSVLNVNPKFYQFPQKYTLKIAQAI
- a CDS encoding DUF1822 family protein → MNANVTHPFPPIAPDELYFNLSFEMQAQAWQKSRCHSNPIARNQAYLGHLCLQGFMSWVLERFEGNSQFVEPYVNHLESLWEFIEGVPIIVGKNRLMLIPSQTLNPDDLIVPREWIDIPELRADYYLSMQVNLDEEEENCWICVRGFVTDVEFENRATYTRSSRLYALSPENWHQDLTLLWETLGIHQAKSVSPLPSISYTTVKDAVRGLSPAALRSPRLRLQLPFAQWGGLMANETWRKELYQQRVKPPALTQWFQTQGSEISTELIAIGWQLYQEVFGGSQLAGTFRRAPVEPKAIASRVKQLELGEEAIALVIDLMEDTEGNLWISPQLRPFNPGDRTQCLPPNLNLALLDDEGTTQVEVRSETATNILQLPQPFCSSPGTEFVLSISLGNQTILEYFTI